Genomic window (Erythrolamprus reginae isolate rEryReg1 chromosome 3, rEryReg1.hap1, whole genome shotgun sequence):
atggatgaaaaatgggttccttttagggctgggaacaaaaagaagtctgctggggtgacatcaGGTCTATAGCGGtgggtggggcagcattggcacctggtgtttggtcaGGAAGTCGCAGACTCGTAGTGCGTTATGGCAAGGCGCATTTTTCTTCCTTAGAAGAGATCCAAAcagccatgacaaagaccttCCAGGGTGCATACTGGAAAAATGTAGAGGTCCAagaacagtactttgaagaattttaagtgtttgtgcaaatctgttctataaattacttttttaaacaaattgcattacttttggaacgcaccctgtataaagAACTAATTTCAGTGACAATAAGTTACTTCGGTTGGTTATACTTTGATCCCTCAAACAATGTTTAAGTTCAGAATTCTGTATTATGCTGTAAAATAAAAAGACTAATGTAAAGCTAATTACATTCGTATGTGAgaactagcaatagcaatagcatttatacttatatactgctttatagtgctttatagctctctcagcagtttacagagtcagtacaTTGCCCTCAACAacttgagtcctcattttaccatcctTGGAAAGATGAAAGTCTGAGTTAACTTTGAAACAgttaggatcaaactgctggcagttgacaGAATTTGCCTGAAATGCTGCATTTTGAACAAACTGTAAATAATGAGACTCATGGTTTAAAACTGTTTGTGAGAGCTAATTTAATAACAGCCCTACTAATATCCAAACAGATGAAATAGTTTGCTGTTAAAAAATGTGGATGATGTAATTAATTCATTTGCAAATTCAGTGTATACATTCTTAACATAAGCTTGTGGGCCCAAATATGGAATTAATgattgtatatttgtatttatttcaaaatgaatctcatttttgtaatgatttttttaaatagcagaggaGAAGATTTCAAAAAGACTTGAGGACGCTTTGCCTCCTGAAATAGATTTATCTCCTGCAGCAAAAGATCAAGTAGAAATGTATgttgcatttctttaaaaaatacccTCTTAATTATTTTGTTCTTCTAAATTGGAAAATCATGCATATTTTCTGCAATGGTATTAGCCATGAAGTAATGAATTCAAGCTACCATTTtctattaaaatgtttttaattgattattaaacttttttttaaaaaaatagtattagTTTGGATGAacggtttttattgtttttattgttttcatgttTTCATTCAAACTGTTTTCAACTGTTTTCATTCCAATATAGCTTCTTTTCTATTTAGTGAGGATAAAAACATATGATTTTTATCCTCAACAGTAACATGCAACATAAAAACTTCAGGTTTTTATTGTGAAATTATGTTTTTTAGTGAAATAATGAGACACAGATTCATAAACTTGAGGAATAGAGAAGCATGTCACAACCTAGAAACATTACAGCATAGTGCCCTGACATCTTGCATTTCTATGGAGGCACCAAGAAATTAGGGGGCAAGGGATATACAGAATGCAAGCAATACAAATACTCTtggaaaaataatttttggttTATTTTACATGTTTTTTCAGAGCAGAATTGTGGCGTTATTTGTTGTCAATTACAAACTTTAGTTAATGTTCCTAACTTAAGGCTCTGTCACATGCACAAATATGATAACAAATGGAATTGCTTTAAagtatacaatataaacaatacaaGTTGGTATGGTCTGTAAAGCAATTTTGCCATTAGAGTAAGTCTAGTATGTTTGACATATCCAACTTCCAGTGCAGAATAATTTCAATATGTGTCTTGATTTGGGAAGGACTTTTTACACAATCAGTGGCTGAAAATTGAGTGAGAAAAAGCACAAGATGTAGCTGACTCCTCCAGTTACTGGATCTGGAAGGAAGACCTTCTTTGAGAGATGATTTTATTActttgtttccccaaaaataagactctgtcttatatttttttgccaACAGTCATCCATTGACTCACCTCACCCCTGGCCTCTTTTTCACTATCGGAAGCCTTCAGGAACTTCTTTTTTGGGGAAGGctagcaaggctttcctgaaagcctctgtagccaataacagagctggatTGATCCGGAGGTCTGTTATCGGCTACAGAGGCCTTTAGGAAAAACTTTCAGGAAAGGCTTCTTTAgttgataacagagctctggatcgcTCTGGAGCTCTGTTACCAGCTACAGAGGTCTTCAATAAAGCCTAATGGACAAATGTATAATAATCAAGCTAGGACTTATTTTCTGATTAGGGtggattttcagggaaacatggtaacaTTAATTTTACTGATCCTCTGCTAAGATTAATAAGAACTAGGAGACACACAGTTTTAATTCTGAGCTTGTTGCCATGGTCTTGACTATGCCAAAGCTAGATGATGTTTCAAGCACATTATCAAATCAGTTCTCAAAAATCTTACCAATGTAAGCTTACTACAGCATTTGGAAACCTTGAGAGCTGAAGAGTTTTTACCGTGAGTGTTTTTCTGCAGTGAAAGGGAACCAGATCAAGAAATATCACTCCAGAATCAGCCAGCTGTGAATGATGAAGCTATCAACGCAGGTTTTGAAGGGGTGCAACAGCTCTAGTCCCAGACCAACAATTCAATCCTCTCAGTTCGCAGGATCTCAGTACAAAACACCAAAgcaagaggaaagagagacagtTTATCCCTCCAGTAAAATAGTTGTTACAAACCTGTTCAATAGTGGCAGAGCAACACTATTGTCTATTTTATCTTGTTGTCTTTCTAAAAGACCAACACTGTCTGCCCATGAGGATCTTTCAGTTGATTTGAAAATAAGTTTAGAATTCTGTAGTTTATATGTTGAACAACTACCAAGCTTATTCTTATATAAAAGGAGGAAAATTATCTTTCCCAACTTGGCACTCAACAGAAATGTTGAATTACCTATCCCCAGATagcaaataacaataaaatattttaactgtgtattaatatttattggaaAAATATGTAATTGTATATTTTAACTACAGTGACAAtatttaacttattaacttattaagtACAGTAATAGTTTATTTTTTCCTTAGAGATGAGTTAAATAATATATTGATTAGTAAGATTTTGTGTTGTAAAAACAAAAGTGAATGTTGATAGTAAAATCATTAATATTTAGTTGGTCTTGTAACTGCCTTTTGGTCTGACTCTCCAAAACATGACACTGCATGTttgtctttttctctgtctcaggTATTATGAGGCTTTTCCACCTCTTTCCCAGAAACCATTTTGCTTGCAAGAAATCATGACTGTATGGAATAAATCCAAAGTGTGTTCTTACTCCAGTACCTCCTCATCTTCCACTGTCCCAGCAACTAGCACAGATACATCATCTCCAAAGGATTGCATTAGTGAAAATGAATCATCCAAAGAGAGAAATAGTATCAAAGCATCTGTTCAGGAGAGAGCCACAGAAAAGAATGACAAAGATGAAAAAGAGAATAAGTTTGGAAATCGTATTGAAGGAAAATCTGTTTCATACAAAAAGCAATTCCGGCATAAATCTGAGGGGAAGATACGTCTTGGATCCTGGTCTTCTGGCTCCAGTGAGGAAGGTTCAAATTCTAGTGGCAATCGTGGTGAATTAAAAGCAGCtacaaaatatgtaaaaataaggCATAAAACAAGAGAGGCTCGGGGTAAAAAAGGATGGAATGGACAAAGTAAGTATTTGCCAAAAGCTGGTGAAAAAACTGAAAGGAAAATTCCTGGCAGCAGCAATGGATCCATCAAGCAACTATGTAAAAGAGGTAAACGGCCACTAAAAGAAATTAGACGAAGAGAAGGTGGAAACCATGAGAGAAAAGAGCTATATTTTGATAGCAGGAATGAAACTGAGTATAAGGAGGAGCCTTTGTGGTATACTGAGCCAATTGCAGAATATTTTGTTCCCCTGAGTAGAAAAAGTAAGCTGGAGACGACATACCGCAACAAGCAAGAAGATGTATGTGATGCAACATCAGAGGCTGTAAAAGAATTAGCTGAATCAGTGCAAGGTCTTTGCATtagtaacaacaataatattaataaaacatacCTCGCAGCAGGTACTTTCATTGATGGTCATTTTGTGGAAATGCCTGCAGTTTTAAATGAGGATATCGGCCTCACTAGGACCTCAATATGTTCTCCACCAGAGGACGATATACATTTAGATGGTGTTCATCTGTCAGAACTAACACACTTCTATGAAGTAGATATTGATCAATCCATGTTGGATTCTGGTGCCTCAGGCAAGATGCAAGGAGAAAGTCGGATTTTGAATATGATTCGGCAGAAAAGCAAAGAAGGAACTGATTTTGAGGCAGAATGTTGCATAGTGTttgatggaatggaattgaaaggGGAAAGTGCAATATGGGCAGATTCGGCCACTTCTAGTGCGGAAGGGTGGTTCTTGCAAGATCTTAGTAATTTAGCTCAATTTTGGGAGTGCTGTTCAACTTCTAGCTCTGGTGATGCAGATGGGGAAAGTTTTGGAGGAGATTCTCCTGTTAGACTTTCCCCACCCTTAGACAGCACAATGCTTAATTCATACATGCTTGCAGGCAATCAAGAGCTGTTTTCAGATACTAATGAAGGGTCTGGTTTAAATTCTTTTTCAGTGTTTGAAGTGCAATGCAGTAATTCTGTTTTACCATTTCCTTTTGAAAAACTAAATTTGGGAAATGAAAATACAGATTCTAGTAGCAATGTTGGTATGTTTGGGAAAACACAGTCAAGATTGTTAATATGGACCAAAAATAGTGCCTTTGATGAAAATGAACACTGTTCTAATCTGTCAACAAGAACTTGTAGCCCATGGTCATATTCTGAAGAAACACGTTCAGACAATGAGACTTTAAATATTCCACTTGAAGAATCCCCTCAATTTAACTCTGATGATATTAATTATATAGTTCCCAGGGTATCTTCAAGTTACATAGATGAAGAAATTGTAGATTTTTTGCAGGAGGAAACCTGCCAAGAACAGACAAGATCTTTAGGAGAAATACCTACTTTAATTTTCACAAAAAAGTCAAAATTAGAATCTGTCTGTGGTATTCAGTTAGAACAAAAAACAGAAGATAAAAAATATGAAACTACACAAGTATGTAGTGACAATAGCCCGCAAGAAGATGACTATGGCTCAGGAGTTATGAAAGATATCTGGACAAATATGGCAGATGAAAATTCTGCAGCAATTGTAGaaatagaaggaatagaagaagaactGTTTCCAACTGATGTAAATCATTATTGTTGCTGCTTAAATGATGCAAAGGTAGAAATTCTCCAAGGTCCAAGCAAAGCAGTGCAAAGATCAGAATACCATCTTTGGGAAGGTCAGAAAGAAAATTTAGAGAAAAGAGGTTTTGCTTCAACCAATTTATCAGAAGTAGATTGTGGAGATTATACTACACCCTCTAAATCATGGGATATTAACCAAGATAAAGAAAGTTCATTTATTCTTGGTGGTGTGTATGGGGAACTGAAAACTTTTAACAGTGATGCAGAATGGGCAATAGTGCCCCCAAATCACCCAAAAGGAAACTTACTACAGTGTGCAGCTTCTGATGTAGTAACAATAGCTGGTACAGATGTCTTTATGACACCAGGAAATAGCTTTACTCCTGGTCACAGACAATTATGGAGACCATTTGTATCATTTGAGCAGAGTGAGCATTTGAAATGTGGTGATCATGGATTAAATAGaggtttttcttttatcttccatGAAGACTTGTTAGAAGCTTGCAGTAATTTTCAAGGTGAAGAGTCTGGTCTTGaatattctttctcttcctttgacTTAAATAATCCATTTTCACAAGTTCTTCATGTCGAATGTACATTTGAACCAGAAGGAATTACATCCTTCAGCCCTTGCTTTAAACCCAAATCAATCCTTTGCTCTGATTCTGATAGAGACGCTTTTCGTCCTAGAATATGTGGTGCTGGGAGGACGCAGTACAGAGCAATAAGGATTTCTCCTAGAACTCACTTTCGCCCCATTTCTGCATCTGAACTTTCTCCATGTGGTGGAAGTGAATCTGATTTTGAGTCAGAGAAAGATGAGGGGAATATTCTTGTCTCTTCTCAAGCTGAACCATTTGATGATCCGCAAGCAGATCTCAAACCACTGGAAGAAGATGCAGAAAAAGAAGGGCATTATTATGGGAAATTAGAACTTGAGTCTGGGAAGTTCTTTCGTACATTAAAAAAGTGTGGGATGGAAAAGAGTGCACAGACATCTCTGGATTCCCAGGAAGAATCAGCTGGAATATTGCTGGTAGAAAATGAGAGTTCTTGCTTAGAATGCAGTGTGAAAAATGTGCAAGATACAACAGCTGTGAAAAATTCTGAAGCTAGCTGCAGTGTTGTGGAGCCACAAGAAGAGGAAGACAAATCTTGCAGTTGTAAAGAAAGCTCATCAGTGCAACTGAAAGAGGTATGTCCTTGAGTATTGTGCATTGTATAGATAATTTACaggtttcagtaaaattatatataaCTCAATGGATTTaatgcttttaaaatatatatcggGAAGTTGTATTCCTGATTTCACAAGACTTGGTAACCTTTTCCAATTGTTACTGTGCAATCTTAATATTTTTTCCTGCACAAAAATTAATGTTTGAAATAAAAAAGTGTTCTGACTGAGCATCTTCCTACTTTCTCAGGTGCCTGGAAGAAGTGATACAATTCTTATTCTGAAAATTAACatagaaggggaaagagaaaccCACTAATAATTTATATGGGGGACACATTTCTTTAGCTGGTAGGGTTTTATTACATTGAGTCCTCCCCCTTTTCTTGCAAATAAACATACATCATTACTTTTGTGCATTTGTTCAATGTTGTCAACCattcagtcatgtctgacccCTGGCTACTCTATGGATTGGCACACTTCATGTCTCTTTGTCCCACACTACCTCCTTCAGATCCTCCAGGGTCATCCTGGTATCATCCTTTATAATGTCCAGCCAGCAGGTGCTAGGGCAGTCCCTTCTCTTTTGTTCTGATGATCACTCTCAGCGTAATTGACTTTTTAGTGAGTCAGCTCACATGACATGGCCAAAGTATGATAGCCTTTATTTGGCAATCTTGGCTTCAAGTGATATTTTAGTGAGACTCAGTCTAGGACCTGTTGGTGATTTTTGCAATTAATGGGATGTGTAATAGTTGTCTCCAGTGTGCACTTATTTCACTAATCAAAATAGGTGTTAACTCTTAACTTTCAGAGGAAAGATTAAAAAGAAGTTATTGAACAGAAAAATGCAAGATTATATTGATGTAACATTTAATGTTTATGTGGAAATAGTATTAGAAATTTTGAACACTCAATTTTAATACTGCAGTAATAGCCCCATTAAGAACTTATCTTAGTTGAGTTAAACATAAACCTTTATGCTTTGGTGAACTAACTGAGACCATCTGTTATGGAAGCATTTCATAATTTCTTGAAACAATATCACACTTAATTGGATTCATGTTCTCTAGAATAAGTATCATACTGTAGgattattttctattgtttttgaACTAAAATATAATTATTCTCAAAACAGTTTCCTGTATTGAGTAGTGACCTTCAGAAAATAAGCTACAATCAAGCAAAACAGTGCTGGTGGGAGAAAGCTCTTTATACTCCACTCTTTCCTACTTCACAATATGAAGGTAGCAGTATCTTTGTCTTCTTTGTAATTGATTGAAACTTTACAGCTGAGTTAGATAAAAGATGAATGCAGATGATGTTTCAACTGGAAGCCACTTAATTATCTGAAAAAAATTGTCCCTTCATGTGCTTCCATTGTTTTCTCACTAGTGGTCATTGTTTCTCCATATAGCAGGATGATGCTAATTAATTTATCAAGTGGGTACATTTTGATAAACTAGTTCTTAACTATTATCAAATAAGTAGTATTGTTTTCCCTGCTATCAGACTTGAGTGCAAAGGAATAAGACTATTGAGAAATAAGAGTGGCAATGTTACTGGGGGTGGGGAGGGTCTGAGCTTTGTGGGAAAGGGAATGAGCTATAGTTAACTGCATTAGTTTCTGCTAGCCAGCTGTGAAGCTTAGTCCTGCTTGGGTACTCCAATATTGCATGTATATGTCAGTAAAAGTATTGTTCAATCAACTCTTGGTTCTAATAGGTTTAAACATTTAACAGGTGATTCATTCTACATATTTAAACCGCCATCTTTTTCAACTGTTGAAGGCTGCTTTTCTTTTCCCATCTCTCCTTTTCCAGCTCAAATGTGAAAAGAGCATTTAAGCTGTTATGCATAAAGTCAAACCAGGAGCCCTGCATTGATGGACTTTTAGTAACTTGAAAATGTTTTTGAGATACGTTTCACAAGTAGCCACAAGTCTCTGAAGAAATGAAGCTCCTTTTTCAAAACACACTGCACTAACATGAGCCACACTGCTAAAAATATCCTTCTAGGCAGGCATATGGAATTAGTCCTGCTTGCTTTCATCTATTTCAGAATGTGTAAAAAGTAGGAGAGGAGTAAGAAATATGAAGCCAattgaaaggagaaaaaaggaaatagtagCAACAGCAAGTTTATACCAACACCATTCGTTATAATTTCATATTTTACTCTTATGTCTTTGCAAACTATCCTCTCTTCACAACTTTGTATCTtgccttttcttttaaaaaattgccatctttctctttttaagagTTTTAACAACTCTATCCATTCATGACTTTCTTGATCTTTTCCTTTTTGCTCATTCATTCTTCCTTGATATTTATTTGGCAACTTAGTCTTTTTTCATTCACTCTGTATGACCACATAAacttgatatacagtggtacctcaagatacgaacctaattggttccggggggaggttcgtaagatgaaaggttcgtaagacgaaacattgtttcccataggaaacaatgtaaagtcaattaatccgtgcaacaacaacccccccccccgcaaaaaaccgctgccgcccggctgtcaccttttaaaacagccgggggggcttcccagcagcctcccgaacccggaagtttggcaaaatttcgaggttcgggaggctgctgggaagccctgcagcacggctgtcacctttaaaacagccgggaggcttcccagcagcctcctgaacccaaacgccaaaccccaacgccaaaccctccacgcactttgccctgaatgcctcctggctcaagccggCGGCGGCAGActacctttgggttttcggctcgggggggagcaggaggaccttcctaactccctcctccccgagccgaaaacccaaaggcggtctgctgccgcccgcttgagccaggaggcattcagggcgtggaggaatgggaagctcaaacgctggtggcttcagcttcccattcctccatgcactttgctctgaatgcctcctggccgcctggcagagcgctcgcagccagcgggtggcggcggcgggggacaaaaggcaggccagcgcccggctcctgcctctccggagccgtCGACTGAGTGGAGCAGCGGcgcggggaaggagagagagagaagcaggcggcggcgggggggggggacaacaaaaggcaggccagtgcccggctcctgcctctccggagccgccgaccgagcggagcgatcttctgccggccatgggcaaagggcggggaagccggcggctgtagcagctggtgcaagaggcttccccgcccttcgcccatggccggcagaagatcgctcttgcccagctccccgcccctcttctgctggccacgggcgaagggcggggaagccaggcaagagcggCATCCAGATATataacccgggttcgggggggtgctgggaagccccccagcccggctgcgaccttttaaaagagccgcgccgcttcccagctgtctcctgaagccgaacgcggaagttcggctttgccgttcggcttcaggagacagatgggaagcggcgcggctgttttaaaaggtcatagccgacctggggggcttcccagcacccccccgaacccgggtttggggttcagggggggtgctgggaagccccccaggccggctgcgaccttttaaaacagccgcgccgcttcccagctgtctcctgaattcaattcaattcaattcaatttattggatttatatgccgcccctctccgaaaacttccgcgttcggcttcgggagacagctgggaagcggcgcggctgttttaaaaggtgacagctgggctggggggcttcccagcaacctcccgaaccgaacccggggttcagaaaaattttgcctcttcttacgaactttgttcgagttacgaaccggcgttcgggaggcttctgggaagccccgccgcccggctgtcaccttttaaaacagccgcgcggcttcccagcagtctccgaacgccggtttgtaactcaaaaaaagttcgtaagaagaggcaaaatttttctgaaccccgggttcgtatcacgagttgttcgtaagacgaggggttcatatcttgaggtaccactgtatatatattaagtTTACAGTATAGGTATGGCTCTTTGTGCTAGATAATTTTTGTATCGATTGTGATGTTAATGTCCCTGTTTCATTGGCATGTTAGAATAGGTAGCACTCACTGATTGAAAACTTTTCTTTTCAGGCATAGGGAAGGTTGTTCCTGAAAATTTCGCTTAGCTTGTTAACCACATTTAAAACATCTTTCAATTTCTTTTGTTGTATCACCTTCCATTGAAATCTGTTGGCCAAGATAATTGCAGTGATCATCTAGGCCTAGTTCTTCtccagatatatattttttctttctttggtgaATTTATTAAACATAATCTGGCTTCTTTCCAGGTTTGTTTTTAAGCCAAGTGGTTTTCCTGCTTTATGCAGGTTTTGTATTTCTGGGTTTTGTGAAGAGAACATCATCTGCAAATCTTAAGTGATTTAAATGGGCACCATtgatttttattccatcttttgcCCAGTCTAGTTTGTGAAATAAAGCAACACGCAGCCGAGTAAAGGCTCTATGAAATTCATTATTCATAAACTGGGCCACTTTGAAGCAGCAGTTACTATGTTCCAGTTGTACTGTACTTTGGTACTTTGAACAGTTTGCTGTttctataaaatgtatgcatgtaatccttgacttacaacagttaatttagtgaccaaCATTATGGCAATGGAAAAAGGGGGCTTATCACAGTTTTTCAGATATATGAGCATcttcatggtcatatgatcaaaattcagatacttggcaggTTTATAttgatgatggttgcagtgtcccaaggtcaggTCAatgaagtcagtggggaagctggattcacttaggTATCATGcgactgacttaacaactgcaaagattcatttaacaactgtggtaaggtggcaaaatgggacaaaattcacttaacaagcatttcacttaacaacatacattttgggctcagttgtaataagttgaggagtacctcagaagaggatgatgaattGTCTATCTATTATGGAgaatttaattttgggtcaaagATTTTCCTGGTAGTTTAATCTATAAATCACTACTATATTTGGGGGAGTATTCCTTTTAAATAAGAACACATTGTACATTCATAAACCTTGAGTGTTATTTCATGGGtgagtgtgtttgtatgtatgtgtgagaTTATCTCCATTTCAAGCTGTTCTTAGTTGGGGGTAATTGCTGGCtctgttgtaagcccccctgagtctaaggagaagggcggcataaaaatcaaataaataaataaataaataattgaaaatcCTTCCATAGTCAGAATTTTGCTGACCAACCTACCACACCAAAGATCCACATCTACATGGTTAAACAGAGGATTTATGTTAGTAGCTTGGATTTTTTTCACCTAAATTGAAGATACAGAGTCAAAGATAGATTATTACAATTTGGGaaagtaata
Coding sequences:
- the KIAA0232 gene encoding uncharacterized protein KIAA0232 homolog isoform X2; the encoded protein is MHLVYTVVVDGLPSESSSSSCLGPVSVSEMSLLQALGPVQTWLGQELEKCGIDAMIYTRYVLSLLLHDNYDYDLQEQENDIFLGWEKGAYKKWGKSKKKCSDLTLEEMKKQAAVQCLRSASDESSGIETLVEELCSRLKDLQSEQEEKISKRLEDALPPEIDLSPAAKDQVEMYYEAFPPLSQKPFCLQEIMTVWNKSKVCSYSSTSSSSTVPATSTDTSSPKDCISENESSKERNSIKASVQERATEKNDKDEKENKFGNRIEGKSVSYKKQFRHKSEGKIRLGSWSSGSSEEGSNSSGNRGELKAATKYVKIRHKTREARGKKGWNGQSKYLPKAGEKTERKIPGSSNGSIKQLCKRGKRPLKEIRRREGGNHERKELYFDSRNETEYKEEPLWYTEPIAEYFVPLSRKSKLETTYRNKQEDVCDATSEAVKELAESVQGLCISNNNNINKTYLAAGTFIDGHFVEMPAVLNEDIGLTRTSICSPPEDDIHLDGVHLSELTHFYEVDIDQSMLDSGASGKMQGESRILNMIRQKSKEGTDFEAECCIVFDGMELKGESAIWADSATSSAEGWFLQDLSNLAQFWECCSTSSSGDADGESFGGDSPVRLSPPLDSTMLNSYMLAGNQELFSDTNEGSGLNSFSVFEVQCSNSVLPFPFEKLNLGNENTDSSSNVGMFGKTQSRLLIWTKNSAFDENEHCSNLSTRTCSPWSYSEETRSDNETLNIPLEESPQFNSDDINYIVPRVSSSYIDEEIVDFLQEETCQEQTRSLGEIPTLIFTKKSKLESVCGIQLEQKTEDKKYETTQVCSDNSPQEDDYGSGVMKDIWTNMADENSAAIVEIEGIEEELFPTDVNHYCCCLNDAKVEILQGPSKAVQRSEYHLWEGQKENLEKRGFASTNLSEVDCGDYTTPSKSWDINQDKESSFILGGVYGELKTFNSDAEWAIVPPNHPKGNLLQCAASDVVTIAGTDVFMTPGNSFTPGHRQLWRPFVSFEQSEHLKCGDHGLNRGFSFIFHEDLLEACSNFQGEESGLEYSFSSFDLNNPFSQVLHVECTFEPEGITSFSPCFKPKSILCSDSDRDAFRPRICGAGRTQYRAIRISPRTHFRPISASELSPCGGSESDFESEKDEGNILVSSQAEPFDDPQADLKPLEEDAEKEGHYYGKLELESGKFFRTLKKCGMEKSAQTSLDSQEESAGILLVENESSCLECSVKNVQDTTAVKNSEASCSVVEPQEEEDKSCSCKESSSVQLKEFPVLSSDLQKISYNQAKQCWWEKALYTPLFPTSQYEDPLQVLCFWTPGMHVHQEPHCCNWGLKDKAPHIESEMVDVGTEQLLDKEFPSDSLHLTSIQADIQHTQKQGYSTHSLSCRQQGRSTASAAASENATISILECSTNIKRENSDEEFTDMKELLRSEDHLEDFNMVSSMHEARCADPRDSEIKSNGFRKKLYSSDSSSSEGAASEGGNGWTDPCEEELFSRTHL
- the KIAA0232 gene encoding uncharacterized protein KIAA0232 homolog isoform X1; translated protein: MHLVYTVVVDGLPSESSSSSCLGPVSVSEMSLLQALGPVQTWLGQELEKCGIDAMIYTRYVLSLLLHDNYDYDLQEQENDIFLGWEKGAYKKWGKSKKKCSDLTLEEMKKQAAVQCLRSASDESSGIETLVEELCSRLKDLQSEQAEEKISKRLEDALPPEIDLSPAAKDQVEMYYEAFPPLSQKPFCLQEIMTVWNKSKVCSYSSTSSSSTVPATSTDTSSPKDCISENESSKERNSIKASVQERATEKNDKDEKENKFGNRIEGKSVSYKKQFRHKSEGKIRLGSWSSGSSEEGSNSSGNRGELKAATKYVKIRHKTREARGKKGWNGQSKYLPKAGEKTERKIPGSSNGSIKQLCKRGKRPLKEIRRREGGNHERKELYFDSRNETEYKEEPLWYTEPIAEYFVPLSRKSKLETTYRNKQEDVCDATSEAVKELAESVQGLCISNNNNINKTYLAAGTFIDGHFVEMPAVLNEDIGLTRTSICSPPEDDIHLDGVHLSELTHFYEVDIDQSMLDSGASGKMQGESRILNMIRQKSKEGTDFEAECCIVFDGMELKGESAIWADSATSSAEGWFLQDLSNLAQFWECCSTSSSGDADGESFGGDSPVRLSPPLDSTMLNSYMLAGNQELFSDTNEGSGLNSFSVFEVQCSNSVLPFPFEKLNLGNENTDSSSNVGMFGKTQSRLLIWTKNSAFDENEHCSNLSTRTCSPWSYSEETRSDNETLNIPLEESPQFNSDDINYIVPRVSSSYIDEEIVDFLQEETCQEQTRSLGEIPTLIFTKKSKLESVCGIQLEQKTEDKKYETTQVCSDNSPQEDDYGSGVMKDIWTNMADENSAAIVEIEGIEEELFPTDVNHYCCCLNDAKVEILQGPSKAVQRSEYHLWEGQKENLEKRGFASTNLSEVDCGDYTTPSKSWDINQDKESSFILGGVYGELKTFNSDAEWAIVPPNHPKGNLLQCAASDVVTIAGTDVFMTPGNSFTPGHRQLWRPFVSFEQSEHLKCGDHGLNRGFSFIFHEDLLEACSNFQGEESGLEYSFSSFDLNNPFSQVLHVECTFEPEGITSFSPCFKPKSILCSDSDRDAFRPRICGAGRTQYRAIRISPRTHFRPISASELSPCGGSESDFESEKDEGNILVSSQAEPFDDPQADLKPLEEDAEKEGHYYGKLELESGKFFRTLKKCGMEKSAQTSLDSQEESAGILLVENESSCLECSVKNVQDTTAVKNSEASCSVVEPQEEEDKSCSCKESSSVQLKEFPVLSSDLQKISYNQAKQCWWEKALYTPLFPTSQYEDPLQVLCFWTPGMHVHQEPHCCNWGLKDKAPHIESEMVDVGTEQLLDKEFPSDSLHLTSIQADIQHTQKQGYSTHSLSCRQQGRSTASAAASENATISILECSTNIKRENSDEEFTDMKELLRSEDHLEDFNMVSSMHEARCADPRDSEIKSNGFRKKLYSSDSSSSEGAASEGGNGWTDPCEEELFSRTHL